The genomic interval AAATTTAGATCAGCTACCATTTTTTTTACGATTATATATTGCTGATAATCTTTTAAACCAAAATAAGCCTTGTTAGGATTTATGATGTTAAAAAACTTTGAAAGCACTGTACATACACCATCAAAATGCCCTGGTCTACTCTTTCCACAAAGTTTATTAGTAAGTTTTTCTACTACAACTTTTGTATAAAAATTTTCAGGATACATTTCCTTTATATCTGGAATAAAGACAATATCTACATTTCTTTTTTCTAATATAGCTAAATCTCTATTTTCATCTCTTGGATACCTATCAAAATCTTCACCAGCCCCAAATTGCAAGGGATTGACAAATATTGACACAACAACAGCATCTGAATCACTTATAGTCTTATCAACTAAACTTAAGTGACCTTCATGGATATAGCCCATTGTTGGAACAAATCCTATAGAGCCATCTTTTAGCTTATCTAATGTTTTTTTTAACTCATCTATTTTTTTAAGGACAATCATAGAGTTATTGAGGAAAGACTCCTTTCTTTACTTCCTCTATATACTTATTAGTTGCTTTTTTTATATCTTCAGCTAAGTTAGCATACTTTTTTACAAAGGGTGGTATAAAATCAATATTTATTCCTAAATAATCTTGAAAAACTAATATTTGGCCATCACAACCACTACCTGCACCAATCCCTATTGTTGGGATTTTAGTTTTCTCTGTTATAATTGATGCAATATCATGATATATGCCTTCTAATACTATTAGAGACGCCCCTGCTTCTTCTAGTGCTAGAGCATCCTCTAAAAGTTTATTTTTAACCCTATCTTCTTTACCCTGTTTTTTGTAACCGCCTAATTTATGCACATATTGAGGCATTAGACCAATATGGGCTATTACATTTATACCAAAATTCGACAAATCCCTCACAATATTTGCAACCTCAACTCCCCCTTCTAATTTTACTGCCTCAGCTCCACCTTCTTTAATAATTCTAATTGCATTTTCAAGTGCATATTCTCTGCTTTTCTGATAGGAACCAAAGGGCATATCTGCAGTTAAAAAAGCTCTTTTTAGACCCCTTTTAACAGCTTTTGTATGATATATAATCTCATCAACGGTAACTGATAATGTATTTTCTTCACCTTTAAAAACCATACCTAGAGAGTCACCAACTAATACAAGATCAATATCACAGCTATCAAGTATCTTTGCCGAATAATAATCATAACAGGTTAAGCACGCTATTTTATTATCACTATATTTTTTCTCTTTAAGATCTGTAATTGTTATCTTTTTATTAGGGTTTTTAGCCATTATCACACCATTTTATGCTACAAATAAATCTATTATATAATAGCAGAATATCTACTGTTGTCAATAAATGGATATTGTTGTTGTAGATAAACTAATATTAAAATGCAATATCATCAAAAACTATATAGCCTCTCCTTAATGGGAGGTTGAGTCTACTTTCAATTCTTTAAATTAGCACGAGATTAAAAAACTCTAAAAATGTTTTTTAAATAACTTTTACAAAAAATCAACAGTTTTATTAAATCTACCTAGTAATAATTAAAATAATAAAAAATTTAGAGGAGTGAAAATATGAAAAAATTATTTTTCATCATCTTTAGTTCAATATTTATTTTTTATTCAGCTTTAATAGCAGATGACAGAAACCTTGAACTTGGCAATCCAACAAATGCAGTTCATGATATTAAATCAAATAGAAATTATCTAATTGAAAGAGAACAATATTCATTATCCTATGATAATGAATCGGGTATACCTAATTGGGTTAGTTGGCATTTAAGCGAATAGGATATGGGAGATGTAGGCAGAACAGACTATTTTTATACAGACGCTTCCCTACCAGATGATTGGTATAAGATTAAATATAGTGATTATACTAATGGTGGTTTAGATAGAGGGCATATGTGTCCTTCAGCTGATAGGACAAAAACAGTTGAAGATAATAAAGCTACTTTTATAATGACTAACATAGTTCCTCAAACAGCTGCTAACAATCGAGGAGTATGGGTAAATTTTGAAAATTATTTGAGAGATCTTGTTAGAAATAAAAACAAAGAGATTTATATTATTGCAGGAGTATATGGTTCTAGTGGAACAATAAAGGATGAAGAAAAGGTTAGAATACCACTTTCCACTTGGAAAATAGCAGTAATTTTAGATAATGGCGACTATGATATCTCAAGGATAAGTGATGATACAGATGTTATAGCAATAGTAGTTCCTAACAAAACCTCTCTTGATAGTGATTGGAAAAGTTATGTTCATACAGTTGGCTATATTGAACATTTACTTACATATGATGCTAATAATTTAAACAACTATGATTTTCTTTCTAAAGTTCCAGATGAAATAGAAAAGGTTATTGAGAATAAAGAATTTGATGGGGTTGTTGATTAGACATAATTACAATTTATTTATTTCATAGGGTTTTATTGATCTTTATTTCTTTCTTGAGCTCTTATTATTTTTACAATCTCAGTTTAATGTAAACCCTTATTTAGTAGTTATCAACTTCCTTAATGGCTTCTTCTATGGCTCTTTGTCTTATTAAGCAAGATTCGCATCTGCCACAGGGTTTATCATTATTTTCATAACAGCTCCATGTAATATCTATAGGAACATTTAATTTCAAAGCTAATTTAACTATATCCTCCTTACTATAATATAAAAATGGCGCTTCAATCTTAATAGCCTTGCCATTAACACCTGCTTTTGTACCTACTTCAGATAGTTTATTGAAGGCTTCAATAAAGGCAGGCCTACAATCTGGATAGCCAGAATAATCAATACAGTTTGCCCCATAAAAAATTTTTTGAGCATCTATTGTCTCTGCATAGGCTAACGCAATAGATAAAAATATAATATTTCTTGCAGGAACATAAGTTATTGGAATATTTTCGCTAGGGAAAAAATTGTTCTGATTTATAACTTTTGGAACATCTATATCTGAGGTAAGTGCTGAGCCACAGGTGGCAGCTAAGTCAATATTGACAACCTTTAATTCTTTTAGCTTAAGTCTTTTTGTTATTTCTTTTACTACTTCTAATTCTTTAATAGCCTTTTGACCATAATTAAAGGATAAGCCGTTTATATTATAACCTGCACTTTTTATATAATAAGCTAATGTTGTACTATCAAGACCGCCTGACATTAAAACTACAGCATCTTTGTTTTTAGACACCTCTAACCTCTCCAAATACTATTTTGTGTTGTTGTAATATAATCTTAGCATATATTTTTTCCTTTTTACACTTCTCAAATAACCATTTAAATTCAGCGGGGGATTTATAACTAATTTGTGGTTGAAATATAACACTACATCTAGGATTATATTTATTTATTATATTTTGTGAATAATAAAAATCCCTTTCGTCATTAATCACAAATTTTAATTGATCCTTAACCCTTAAGAGATTAATATTTGAAAACCTATTATTGTTTTCCTCTCCTGAGCTTGGACATTTAATATCCATACTTATTAATAGATTATCTATGTTTATTAGATTTTTAATTGAATAACTGCCGTTAGTCTCTAACAAAATAGAATATCCCAATTCTAATAGTTGTTTAATCAATAAATAGGTATTATCTTGCATGAGTGGTTCGCCGCCTGTAATACATATCCACCTACCCTTTTGCCACTCAACCTCTTTTAATTTGTTTACAATTTCTTCTATATATAATAATTTACCCTCTTTATTTGCATATTTAGTATCACACCATAGGCAGGATAGGTTACAACCACTCAATCTTATAAAAAACATTAATTCACCGATTAATATGCCCTCTCCTTGGTGAGATGTAAAAATTTCACTAATATAGATTTTATTTTTTATGTTTGTAGTTTTAGCCATTTATATAATAATTTAAAATTATATGACTTTTTATTTTTAAATTCTATAACTATTAATTAATATTTGCAAAATGCAATTTTTTTT from Deferribacterota bacterium carries:
- the panC gene encoding pantoate--beta-alanine ligase; the protein is MIVLKKIDELKKTLDKLKDGSIGFVPTMGYIHEGHLSLVDKTISDSDAVVVSIFVNPLQFGAGEDFDRYPRDENRDLAILEKRNVDIVFIPDIKEMYPENFYTKVVVEKLTNKLCGKSRPGHFDGVCTVLSKFFNIINPNKAYFGLKDYQQYIIVKKMVADLNFDIEIVGMPIVREKDGLAVSSRNYYLNNKERKSALCLYNSFNVVDKYLLEGERDASKIKKYVEDFIKSHNYTKIDYVEIVNPENLEPINIISDKFLLALAVYVGGTRLIDNKIFYIQA
- the panB gene encoding 3-methyl-2-oxobutanoate hydroxymethyltransferase, which translates into the protein MAKNPNKKITITDLKEKKYSDNKIACLTCYDYYSAKILDSCDIDLVLVGDSLGMVFKGEENTLSVTVDEIIYHTKAVKRGLKRAFLTADMPFGSYQKSREYALENAIRIIKEGGAEAVKLEGGVEVANIVRDLSNFGINVIAHIGLMPQYVHKLGGYKKQGKEDRVKNKLLEDALALEEAGASLIVLEGIYHDIASIITEKTKIPTIGIGAGSGCDGQILVFQDYLGINIDFIPPFVKKYANLAEDIKKATNKYIEEVKKGVFPQ
- a CDS encoding DNA/RNA non-specific endonuclease, with protein sequence MGDVGRTDYFYTDASLPDDWYKIKYSDYTNGGLDRGHMCPSADRTKTVEDNKATFIMTNIVPQTAANNRGVWVNFENYLRDLVRNKNKEIYIIAGVYGSSGTIKDEEKVRIPLSTWKIAVILDNGDYDISRISDDTDVIAIVVPNKTSLDSDWKSYVHTVGYIEHLLTYDANNLNNYDFLSKVPDEIEKVIENKEFDGVVD
- the queC gene encoding 7-cyano-7-deazaguanine synthase QueC — encoded protein: MSGGLDSTTLAYYIKSAGYNINGLSFNYGQKAIKELEVVKEITKRLKLKELKVVNIDLAATCGSALTSDIDVPKVINQNNFFPSENIPITYVPARNIIFLSIALAYAETIDAQKIFYGANCIDYSGYPDCRPAFIEAFNKLSEVGTKAGVNGKAIKIEAPFLYYSKEDIVKLALKLNVPIDITWSCYENNDKPCGRCESCLIRQRAIEEAIKEVDNY
- a CDS encoding radical SAM protein, with translation MAKTTNIKNKIYISEIFTSHQGEGILIGELMFFIRLSGCNLSCLWCDTKYANKEGKLLYIEEIVNKLKEVEWQKGRWICITGGEPLMQDNTYLLIKQLLELGYSILLETNGSYSIKNLINIDNLLISMDIKCPSSGEENNNRFSNINLLRVKDQLKFVINDERDFYYSQNIINKYNPRCSVIFQPQISYKSPAEFKWLFEKCKKEKIYAKIILQQHKIVFGEVRGV